A DNA window from Anas platyrhynchos isolate ZD024472 breed Pekin duck chromosome 33, IASCAAS_PekinDuck_T2T, whole genome shotgun sequence contains the following coding sequences:
- the LOC113841033 gene encoding uncharacterized protein produces MRPKGLGVFRSDLGGPRCDPPALGRPPSPRAPPEAEPVPEASPSPCALGPCFNGGACAPAPPPGTGYSCRCPPGFHGSNCERRTDRCADSICQNGGHCLDLGGRSVLCRCRPGFSGPRCEHNVDDCSPNPCANGGTCVDGANAFTCSCTLGYAGARCRLRADACASGPCLHGATCYTHFSGHVCACPPGFMGPRCEEEVGGPPPASPRRQAPAPLAIACALPVALLGPGLGLVLAARGWRRRAGGGER; encoded by the exons ATGAGGCCAAAGGGCCTGGGG GTCTTTAGGAGCGACCTGGGGGGGCCGCGCTGTGACCCCCCCGCCCTGGGGCGCCCCCCGTCCCCGAGAGCCCCCCCCGAAGCGGAGCCGGTGCCGGAGGCGTCGCCGTCGCCCTGCGCCCTTGGGCCCTGCTTTAACGGGGGGGCCTgcgcccccgcgcccccccccggcaccggcTACAGCTGCCGCTGCCCCCCCGGCTTCCACGGCTCCAACTGCGAGCGCCGAACCGACCGCTGCGCCGACAGCATCTGCCAGAacg GCGGCCACTGCCTGGACCTGGGGGGCCGCAGCGTGCTCTGCAGGTGCCGCCCGGGCTTTTCGGGCCCCCGCTGCGAGCACAACGTGGACGACTGCAGCCCCAACCCCTGCGCCAACGGCGGCACCTGCGTGGACGGCGCCAACGCCttcacctgctcctgcacccTGGGCTACGCCGGCGCCCGCTGCCGCCTGCGGGCCGACGCCTGCGCCTCGGGCCCCTGCCTGCACGGTGCCACCTGCTACACCCACTTCTCCGGCCACGTCTGCGCCTGCCCCCCCGGCTTCATGGGCCCCCGCTGCGAGGAAGAGGtcgggggaccccccccggccTCTCCTCGCCGCCAGGCCCCGGCGCCTTTGGCCATCGCCTGCGCCCTCCCCGTCGCCCTCCTGGGGCCTGGGCTGGGTTTGGTGCTGGCGGCCCGCGGGTGGAggaggcgggcgggggggggggagaggtga
- the TIMM50 gene encoding mitochondrial import inner membrane translocase subunit TIM50 isoform X4, which yields MIIEPTSPKLLPDPLREPYYQPPYTLVIELTDVLLHPEWSLVTGWRFKKRPGIESLLQQLAPLYEIVVFTSETGMTAFPLIDSIDPHGFVSYRLFRDATRYMDGHHVKDISCLNRDPAKVVVVDCRREAFCLQPYNGLALRRWDGSSDDRSLYDLAAFLKTIALSGVEDVRAVLENYALEDDPLAAFKRRRSQLEEEEQQRLAELAQGKKPPGLFLGTLARRLWPHSKQQ from the exons atgatCATTGAGCCCACCAGCCCCAAGCTGCTGCCGGACCCCCTGCGCGAGCCCTACTACCAGCCCCCCTACACCCTCGTCATCGAGCTCACCGACGTCCTGCTGCACCCCGAGTGGTCG ctcGTCACCGGCTGGCGTTTCAAGAAGCGCCCGGGCATCGagagcctcctgcagcagctcgcCCCCCTCTACGAGATCGTCGTCTTCACCTCCGAAACGGGCATG aCCGCCTTCCCCCTCATCGACAGCATCGACCCGCACGGCTTCGTCTCCTACCGGCTCTTCCGCGACGCCACGCGCTACATGGACGGGCACCACGTCAAG gacatCTCGTGCCTCAACAGAGACCCCGccaaggtggtggtggtggattGCCGCCGGGAAGCTTTCTGCCTGCAGCCCTACAACGGGCTGGCGCTGCGCCGCTGGGACGGCAGCTCCGACGACCGCTCCCTCTATGACCTGGCCGCCTTCCTTAAAA ccATCGCGCTGAGCGGGGTGGAGGACGTGCGCGCGGTGCTGGAGAACTACGCGCTGGAGGACGACCCCCTGGCTGCCTTCAAGCGGCGCCGCTCGCAGCTCGAGGAG gaggagcagcagcggcTGGCGGAGCTGGCGCAGGGCAAGAAGCCCCcggggctcttcctgggcaccCTCGCCCGGCGCCTCTGGCCCCACTCCAAGCAGCAGTGA